In Pseudomonadota bacterium, a single window of DNA contains:
- a CDS encoding competence/damage-inducible protein A, producing the protein MIAEILSTGDEVRSGALIDSNSAYIAQALEEAGLKVVRHSTVGDDLNAISSILKEIGTRADIAVVTGGLGPTTDDITAEAAAHAAGVEMCLDEEALKTLKNFFEKRKHLMNSLNDKQAMLPKGSECLDNPVGSAPGFTMKTGKCRFFFLPGVPYEMKKMLSAKVLPKIYELYEGGREYSIIKNISTFGVTEAAVNENILPVIDEFGDINFGLRATFPEIHIKMYARGKEEKEVVQLLDAAAAKVLQIFGDKIVSAEGKSMEVVVGKLLKKNNATIAVAESCTGGLISDMLTNVSGSSDYFLFSGITYSNDSKIKVLGVKPATIEKFGAVDEETAKEMAAGARKISGATYGISTSGIAGPAGGTENKPVGTVCMGLATPDVVKGFTFNFNFRDRILNKKIFAAAALDLVRKELIVSHNREELTGVFI; encoded by the coding sequence ATGATAGCGGAAATTCTTTCAACAGGAGATGAGGTTCGTTCCGGGGCATTGATTGACAGTAATTCGGCATATATAGCACAAGCTTTGGAAGAAGCGGGCCTTAAGGTGGTAAGACATAGTACGGTAGGAGACGATCTTAATGCCATTTCTTCAATATTAAAGGAGATAGGAACGCGTGCTGATATTGCCGTTGTTACAGGCGGACTGGGGCCAACAACAGATGATATTACTGCCGAAGCTGCTGCACATGCAGCCGGTGTTGAAATGTGCCTTGATGAGGAAGCCTTGAAAACTTTGAAAAACTTTTTTGAAAAAAGAAAGCACCTCATGAATTCATTAAATGATAAACAGGCCATGCTCCCAAAAGGTTCCGAATGCCTTGACAACCCGGTTGGGTCTGCTCCGGGGTTTACAATGAAAACAGGCAAATGCCGCTTTTTCTTTTTGCCGGGTGTTCCTTATGAAATGAAAAAGATGCTTTCAGCAAAGGTGCTCCCCAAAATCTATGAACTTTATGAAGGCGGCAGAGAATATAGTATAATTAAAAACATATCGACTTTCGGTGTTACAGAGGCGGCTGTAAATGAGAACATATTACCCGTTATCGATGAATTCGGCGATATCAACTTTGGATTAAGAGCAACTTTTCCTGAGATACATATAAAAATGTATGCAAGGGGAAAAGAAGAAAAAGAAGTTGTTCAGCTTCTTGATGCCGCTGCCGCAAAGGTTTTGCAAATATTTGGCGATAAAATAGTTTCAGCAGAAGGCAAATCTATGGAAGTTGTGGTAGGTAAACTGTTAAAGAAAAATAATGCCACTATTGCTGTTGCTGAAAGTTGTACGGGCGGGCTGATTTCCGATATGCTTACCAATGTTTCCGGCAGTTCGGATTATTTTCTTTTTTCCGGTATTACATATTCAAATGACTCAAAAATAAAAGTACTGGGAGTCAAACCGGCAACTATAGAAAAGTTTGGAGCCGTGGATGAAGAAACGGCAAAGGAAATGGCAGCAGGTGCTAGGAAAATATCAGGAGCAACTTACGGTATTTCAACCAGTGGAATTGCCGGTCCTGCCGGAGGTACCGAAAATAAGCCGGTTGGAACCGTGTGCATGGGACTTGCTACACCGGATGTAGTTAAAGGCTTTACTTTTAATTTTAATTTCAGAGACCGAATTTTAAATAAAAAAATATTTGCCGCAGCTGCACTTGATCTTGTAAGAAAAGAACTCATTGTTTCACATAACAGGGAAGAATTAACAGGAGTATTTATTTGA
- a CDS encoding M28 family peptidase yields the protein MSPARSFSYPESLENSAQYISQKFIEYGLEPKSQKFEVSGYVYENIIASAGPKEGERIIVGAHFDVCGDQPGADDNASAVAGLLEIARFAKKHETKLPYRVDFVAYNLEEPPFFGTENMGSYFHAKSLYDNNIKIRGMICLEMIGFFSEKKKSQTYPLGLIRLFYPDTGDFICVVSNYGSSSLAKQLSLHLKATSVNVETLKAPSIITGVDFSDHRNYWHFGYDAVMITDTAFYRNPNYHQVSDTIDTLDFTRMKEVVKGVCWSLLNIK from the coding sequence ATGAGCCCGGCGCGTAGTTTCAGTTATCCCGAATCGCTTGAAAATTCGGCGCAGTACATCTCGCAAAAATTTATTGAATATGGTCTTGAGCCGAAAAGTCAAAAATTTGAAGTCTCAGGCTATGTATATGAAAATATTATCGCCAGTGCCGGCCCAAAGGAAGGTGAACGCATTATAGTTGGTGCCCATTTCGATGTATGCGGCGATCAGCCGGGAGCCGATGATAATGCGAGCGCTGTAGCAGGTTTGCTTGAAATAGCCCGTTTTGCAAAAAAACATGAAACAAAATTACCTTACAGGGTAGATTTTGTAGCTTACAATTTAGAAGAACCTCCTTTCTTCGGTACCGAAAATATGGGAAGTTATTTTCATGCGAAATCGTTGTATGATAATAATATAAAGATACGAGGCATGATTTGTCTTGAGATGATAGGATTCTTTTCAGAAAAGAAGAAATCACAGACATACCCTCTTGGTTTAATACGCCTGTTCTACCCGGACACAGGAGATTTTATTTGTGTGGTAAGCAACTATGGCAGCTCATCTTTGGCAAAACAATTATCTTTGCATCTTAAAGCCACATCGGTAAATGTTGAAACTTTAAAGGCTCCGTCAATTATTACAGGAGTTGATTTCTCCGATCACAGAAATTACTGGCATTTTGGATATGATGCCGTTATGATAACAGATACGGCTTTCTACAGAAATCCCAACTATCATCAGGTTTCCGATACGATTGACACTCTGGATTTTACCAGAATGAAGGAGGTAGTAAAAGGTGTCTGCTGGTCGCTATTGAATATTAAGTGA
- a CDS encoding DUF4349 domain-containing protein, whose amino-acid sequence MKVSRTKLSIIISSLVLIFLFAGCATQARPLRSSSMFAEDTTENRPEADRMIIWTASLTLEVNNISDSINEITSIIKGSGGYIENKSISGEESGHLKLRVPSKNITSIVDKIAKLGSEKRRNISSEDVTEQYIDTEARLKNAIALRNRLKDLLDKAKDVKDILAIERELTRIQSDIDSMEGRLKKLKGKIDFASIDLYLEQKTILGPLGYLAKGIGWFIKKLFILK is encoded by the coding sequence ATGAAAGTGTCCCGTACAAAACTCAGTATCATAATTAGTTCTCTTGTTCTTATTTTTCTGTTTGCGGGTTGTGCAACACAGGCTCGACCTTTGCGCTCTTCCTCTATGTTTGCTGAAGACACAACAGAAAATAGGCCTGAAGCGGATCGTATGATTATCTGGACGGCCTCACTTACACTTGAAGTTAACAATATTAGTGATTCTATAAATGAAATCACCTCAATTATTAAGGGTAGTGGGGGATATATTGAAAACAAAAGCATTAGTGGAGAAGAAAGTGGTCATTTAAAATTACGTGTTCCGTCAAAAAACATTACTTCTATTGTTGATAAGATAGCAAAACTGGGAAGTGAAAAACGCCGTAATATTTCTTCAGAAGATGTCACGGAGCAATACATCGATACCGAGGCACGTCTTAAAAATGCAATTGCTTTAAGAAACCGTTTAAAAGATCTTCTTGATAAAGCTAAAGATGTAAAAGATATCCTTGCGATAGAAAGAGAATTAACCCGCATTCAAAGTGACATAGATTCCATGGAAGGCCGTCTTAAAAAATTAAAGGGTAAAATTGATTTTGCTTCTATTGACCTTTATTTGGAACAAAAAACTATTTTAGGACCACTTGGTTATCTGGCAAAAGGTATTGGCTGGTTTATCAAGAAACTATTTATTCTAAAATAA
- a CDS encoding VanZ family protein, with product MNISAKKILRVLGILFVIFLAYVIYSADKGLLPLFIRKIYMFPGGDKAGHIVLLGLLAFFVNYFLYPRCLRVFGKTILIGSLIVFCLITIEEVSQIFISNRTFDLLDLFCSYIGIIAGDLTVKYIKRERGLL from the coding sequence ATGAATATAAGCGCAAAGAAAATCTTAAGAGTACTTGGGATTCTTTTTGTCATATTTTTGGCTTATGTAATATATTCAGCCGACAAAGGTTTGCTGCCTCTTTTCATTCGCAAAATATATATGTTTCCCGGTGGTGATAAGGCAGGACATATCGTTTTGTTGGGGTTGCTGGCATTTTTTGTTAATTATTTTCTATATCCGCGCTGTCTTCGTGTTTTTGGCAAAACAATACTTATCGGAAGCCTGATTGTCTTTTGCCTGATTACAATTGAAGAAGTCAGCCAGATATTTATATCAAACCGGACTTTTGACTTGCTTGACCTGTTCTGCAGTTATATTGGCATTATTGCTGGCGATCTTACAGTTAAATATATAAAAAGAGAAAGGGGGTTGTTGTGA
- a CDS encoding amidohydrolase family protein, with protein sequence MKFIDAGWIIDGSGGPVLKDMRLGIKDGNIFSIDDSGFKDSSTSKVIDLSSCTILPPLVDSHVHLLMSGTDDPEYREMQLDMDFDKASDIILKHISQHLSHGVLAVRDGGDKHAHALQYFNECPDEKNFPVSIKIAGKAWHRAGRYGGLIGRSPDKSFSLAQAINSCPDEIDHIKIVNSGLNSLKEFGKETDPQFGKEELSDAVEIAGKLGLKVMVHANGKRPVAAAVLAGCHSIEHGFFMGEDNLKLMAEKDITWVPTACTMKAYCEHMGKGSIEYDVTCMNLEHQLKQISKARELGVTIALGTDAGSIGVHHGSAVIHELGLLIAAGYLLPEAIKCATYNGAKLLGINDFGIIGKDKPASFIAVQGEPSDLPASISSVKAVCIDGYLSSPPPKSRSCGV encoded by the coding sequence ATGAAATTTATAGATGCGGGATGGATTATAGACGGAAGCGGCGGCCCTGTTTTAAAAGACATGCGGCTTGGCATTAAAGACGGAAATATTTTTTCTATAGATGATTCCGGGTTTAAAGATTCTTCTACAAGTAAAGTAATCGATTTATCATCTTGCACTATACTTCCTCCTTTAGTTGACAGTCATGTTCACCTCTTAATGTCGGGAACGGATGATCCGGAATATAGAGAAATGCAGCTTGATATGGACTTTGACAAAGCAAGCGATATTATTTTGAAGCATATTTCCCAGCACTTGTCTCACGGCGTTTTAGCAGTCAGAGACGGCGGCGATAAGCATGCTCATGCCTTGCAATATTTTAACGAGTGTCCGGATGAAAAAAATTTTCCTGTTAGTATTAAAATTGCAGGAAAAGCATGGCACAGGGCAGGCAGATATGGCGGATTGATAGGAAGATCACCGGATAAAAGCTTTAGCCTTGCACAAGCAATTAATAGTTGTCCGGATGAAATTGATCATATCAAGATAGTAAATTCGGGTTTAAACAGTCTTAAAGAATTCGGCAAAGAAACCGACCCGCAATTTGGTAAAGAAGAACTCTCGGATGCTGTGGAAATTGCCGGTAAACTCGGGCTAAAGGTTATGGTTCATGCAAACGGAAAAAGACCGGTTGCAGCAGCCGTTTTAGCCGGTTGTCACTCAATAGAGCATGGCTTTTTCATGGGAGAAGACAACCTGAAATTAATGGCGGAAAAAGATATAACATGGGTTCCGACTGCCTGCACCATGAAAGCATATTGTGAACATATGGGAAAAGGAAGTATTGAATATGATGTAACATGCATGAATCTTGAGCACCAGCTAAAACAGATTTCAAAGGCAAGAGAACTTGGAGTTACAATTGCGCTCGGCACGGATGCGGGAAGTATCGGCGTTCATCATGGATCGGCAGTAATACATGAACTTGGTTTGCTTATAGCCGCAGGATATTTGCTGCCGGAAGCCATTAAATGTGCTACTTATAACGGAGCAAAATTACTTGGTATAAACGATTTCGGAATTATAGGAAAAGATAAGCCGGCCAGCTTTATTGCTGTACAGGGAGAGCCTTCGGATCTTCCGGCTTCTATAAGCAGTGTCAAAGCGGTTTGTATCGACGGATACCTGTCATCCCCACCTCCTAAATCAAGAAGTTGCGGTGTTTAA
- a CDS encoding flavodoxin family protein: MKVMAFNGSPRKKTWNTITLLNNALQGAKSAGAKTELVQLYDLNYSGCISCFSCKKLDRKEDGVCAVQDDLTAVLDRVKDADALIIGTPVYYGTESSATRAFLERLCFPYLKYTKDMRSLFPRRINTAIIYTMGVTEEMLEQTGFSQVFATTKIMLGIHFGACELLLSLDTLQYSDYDKYEAEMFDKEAKYERHAKVFPQDCKRAFELGVRMASGEVPDPEPIPNYEY, translated from the coding sequence GTGAAGGTAATGGCATTTAACGGAAGTCCGCGTAAAAAGACATGGAATACCATAACCCTGTTGAATAACGCTCTTCAAGGCGCTAAATCTGCAGGTGCTAAGACTGAACTGGTTCAACTTTACGACCTGAATTATTCCGGCTGTATAAGCTGTTTTTCCTGTAAGAAACTTGATCGTAAGGAGGACGGAGTTTGCGCAGTTCAGGATGATCTGACCGCCGTGCTGGATCGTGTCAAAGACGCCGATGCTCTGATTATAGGCACTCCTGTTTATTATGGCACCGAATCTTCCGCCACTCGGGCTTTTTTAGAACGACTTTGCTTTCCTTACCTGAAATACACAAAAGATATGCGATCTCTTTTTCCAAGACGCATAAATACTGCTATAATTTATACAATGGGTGTAACGGAAGAAATGCTCGAACAAACGGGATTTAGCCAGGTTTTTGCTACGACTAAAATTATGCTTGGGATACATTTCGGAGCGTGTGAGTTGCTATTATCCCTAGATACTCTCCAATACAGCGACTATGACAAGTATGAAGCGGAAATGTTTGACAAAGAGGCAAAATACGAGCGTCATGCCAAAGTTTTCCCACAGGATTGTAAGCGTGCCTTTGAATTGGGTGTTCGTATGGCATCCGGCGAAGTCCCTGATCCGGAGCCGATTCCAAACTATGAATATTGA
- a CDS encoding helix-turn-helix domain-containing protein produces MASIQGTNISSDNTKLYRSLGSLIKEYRKWRKMSQDKFSESIQISVRELQNWESDRRSPRIENLHDLSEMTGLPMQALIALNADQPVWYSLGKRFFKYSLIEEDQFLSRELLRYQNKSADDFLVKYIPITTDRQINMILSCHRDIYGTERPLPKDVIKKAARFLPNLNNTIIDCWGHYVGHQICLPIKTDIYKDIIKSKCIENYLSLRSINDIISMDEGVLFYYSVHSACVSVGRRLVIDSAQSLSEIKQKENFLLATHTATKEAKTIQSNIGMRFVRDYAHRLNETNPVIYEQNLDVHIKLRKPYVWMIEHISGQSGKMPEQKSLIGVDESSLGVDRNLSYNKNINTVKQITQTCTNSACKLYGKTKQGNVVSNGTYRTKDGLSGRRFLCKTCGKSFCNRTGTVFHGLRSSEEKIMRALKLLLKGMPLQKAADSLGITFNTIRHWLSVSARHCDKINAILEKDPEVSQADLDALWTFVRNNSLRQRAALWNWSENK; encoded by the coding sequence ATGGCTTCTATACAAGGAACAAATATTTCGTCAGATAATACTAAGTTATACAGATCTCTTGGCTCTCTTATAAAAGAATATCGAAAATGGCGGAAGATGAGCCAGGATAAATTTTCCGAATCAATTCAAATAAGCGTTCGGGAACTGCAAAATTGGGAATCCGATCGCCGCAGTCCCAGAATTGAGAATCTGCATGATCTTTCGGAAATGACCGGTCTTCCTATGCAGGCATTAATAGCTCTCAACGCGGACCAGCCTGTCTGGTATTCTTTAGGCAAAAGGTTTTTTAAGTATTCATTGATTGAGGAAGATCAGTTTTTGTCACGAGAATTATTAAGATACCAAAATAAATCCGCGGATGACTTTCTTGTAAAATACATACCAATTACAACAGATAGGCAAATTAATATGATTCTCTCATGCCATCGGGATATTTACGGTACGGAGAGACCATTGCCGAAAGATGTAATCAAAAAAGCTGCCAGGTTCCTTCCAAATCTTAACAATACAATTATTGACTGTTGGGGGCATTATGTTGGACATCAAATATGTCTTCCGATAAAAACGGATATATATAAGGATATTATAAAATCAAAGTGCATAGAAAATTATCTGAGTTTACGAAGCATTAATGATATAATAAGCATGGATGAGGGGGTTTTGTTCTATTATTCCGTACATTCAGCCTGTGTCAGCGTTGGGCGGCGGCTTGTTATAGACAGTGCTCAGTCCCTTTCTGAAATTAAGCAAAAAGAAAATTTTCTTCTCGCTACTCATACCGCTACCAAAGAAGCGAAAACAATCCAGAGTAATATAGGGATGAGATTTGTTAGAGATTATGCTCACAGACTCAATGAAACAAACCCTGTCATATATGAGCAGAATCTGGATGTTCATATAAAACTTAGAAAGCCTTATGTATGGATGATTGAACACATTTCCGGACAATCGGGAAAAATGCCGGAACAGAAATCTTTAATTGGCGTTGATGAATCATCATTAGGCGTTGATAGAAACTTATCTTATAATAAAAACATCAATACTGTTAAACAAATAACACAAACCTGCACAAATTCTGCATGCAAACTTTATGGTAAAACCAAACAAGGCAATGTTGTTTCAAACGGGACATACCGTACAAAAGACGGTCTTTCCGGTCGAAGGTTTCTCTGCAAAACATGCGGTAAATCATTTTGTAACAGAACAGGAACTGTTTTTCATGGATTAAGATCTTCGGAAGAAAAAATCATGAGGGCACTTAAATTATTGCTTAAAGGAATGCCTTTGCAAAAAGCGGCGGACTCATTGGGAATAACTTTCAATACAATCCGGCACTGGCTTAGCGTTTCGGCAAGGCATTGCGATAAAATCAATGCTATTCTTGAAAAAGATCCTGAAGTATCACAGGCCGACCTTGATGCACTATGGACTTTTGTAAGAAATAATTCTCTTCGCCAACGGGCGGCTCTTTGGAACTGGTCTGAAAATAAATAA